The Metabacillus litoralis genome contains a region encoding:
- a CDS encoding sigma-54 interaction domain-containing protein: MQQVVIIGAGKGGKALIKRMIETKMMDVMMVIDKNEHAPGVKYAKAQGIKTATNWREVTNQKVNIIIDATGSDELMHELQQEKHPDTTIIPGSVALLISELVEEKEVLIARLKEETYKQQTIFNSTNDGMIVIDINERIILFNKTAEKITGFPRKKAIGLKIKEVIPSTKLGRTLKTREVETNQEQVLENGLKIITTRIPLIDESGNLLGALSLFKDITEVVNLAEEVTNLKDIQMMLEAIIQSSEEAISVVDEEGRGILINRAYTKLTGLTEEQVIGKPATADISEGESMHMKVLQTRRAVRGVRMKVGPAKKDVIVNVAPVIVSGKLKGSVGVIHDVSEIQTLTTELNRARQIIRTLEAKYSFEDIIGVSEEMKMAIEQAKLGAKTPATVLLRGESGTGKELFAHAIHNASDRKFNKFIRVNCAAIAENLLESELFGYEEGAFSGAKRGGKRGFFEEANNGSIFLDEIGELSANMQAKLLRVLQENEIVRVGGTKPTSVNVRCIAATNVNIEKAMAEGLFREDLYYRLNRYPISIPPLRDRKEDIPALCERLIRKLNQDYGRNIESLTSQAIKKLMEYNWPGNVRELENVLGRAIIFMEHHVTAIDGQHIPLLQQPAKEDKIQEDITIVHNNSETLAEAVERVEAEVIKKSLEQHDYNRTQTAKALGISLRSLYYKMEKYNLANNSMQHDS, encoded by the coding sequence ATGCAACAAGTTGTGATCATAGGTGCGGGTAAAGGTGGTAAAGCACTAATAAAAAGAATGATTGAAACAAAGATGATGGATGTAATGATGGTTATTGATAAGAATGAGCATGCTCCTGGGGTGAAATATGCTAAAGCTCAAGGAATTAAAACAGCTACTAATTGGAGAGAGGTTACCAATCAAAAGGTAAATATTATTATAGATGCAACTGGATCTGATGAACTAATGCACGAGCTTCAACAGGAGAAACATCCTGATACAACCATTATACCGGGATCTGTTGCACTACTCATTTCTGAATTAGTGGAAGAAAAAGAGGTATTGATTGCTAGATTAAAGGAAGAAACATATAAGCAGCAAACTATTTTTAATTCCACAAATGACGGAATGATCGTTATTGATATTAACGAACGAATCATACTTTTTAATAAAACTGCAGAAAAAATCACCGGATTTCCTCGAAAAAAGGCAATTGGTTTAAAAATAAAGGAAGTTATTCCATCGACAAAACTCGGAAGAACCTTAAAAACCCGAGAAGTTGAGACAAATCAAGAACAGGTTCTTGAAAATGGATTGAAAATTATTACGACAAGAATTCCTTTAATCGATGAATCAGGAAATTTGTTAGGAGCCTTGTCGTTATTTAAAGATATCACCGAAGTGGTGAACTTAGCAGAAGAAGTAACAAATTTAAAAGATATACAAATGATGCTAGAGGCAATCATTCAATCTTCTGAAGAGGCAATTTCAGTTGTTGATGAGGAAGGTCGTGGAATCCTAATTAATCGGGCTTACACAAAACTAACCGGGTTAACAGAAGAGCAAGTAATAGGTAAGCCTGCTACAGCTGACATATCTGAGGGAGAAAGCATGCATATGAAGGTATTGCAAACAAGGCGCGCTGTTCGGGGTGTAAGAATGAAAGTCGGTCCAGCGAAAAAAGATGTTATTGTAAATGTTGCTCCTGTTATTGTAAGCGGAAAGCTCAAAGGTAGTGTTGGCGTGATCCATGATGTGTCTGAAATTCAAACACTTACAACTGAATTAAACAGAGCAAGACAGATCATTCGGACACTGGAAGCTAAATACTCTTTTGAAGATATTATTGGAGTTAGTGAAGAGATGAAAATGGCAATTGAGCAGGCGAAGCTTGGAGCAAAAACCCCTGCCACTGTTCTGTTAAGAGGGGAATCAGGTACAGGAAAAGAGCTGTTTGCCCACGCGATACATAATGCTAGTGATCGAAAATTTAATAAATTCATTCGGGTAAATTGTGCGGCTATTGCTGAAAATCTCCTTGAAAGTGAATTGTTCGGCTATGAAGAAGGGGCGTTTTCCGGTGCAAAGCGTGGTGGGAAAAGAGGTTTTTTTGAGGAAGCAAATAATGGAAGTATTTTCTTGGATGAAATTGGTGAACTTTCCGCAAATATGCAAGCGAAATTACTTCGTGTCCTGCAGGAAAATGAAATTGTAAGAGTTGGAGGAACAAAGCCCACTTCAGTTAATGTTCGTTGTATTGCAGCGACGAATGTTAATATCGAGAAAGCAATGGCCGAGGGGCTTTTTCGTGAAGATTTGTATTATAGATTAAATCGTTATCCTATTTCAATTCCACCTTTAAGAGATCGAAAAGAAGATATTCCTGCCCTTTGTGAGAGGTTAATTCGTAAGTTAAACCAAGACTACGGAAGGAATATTGAAAGTCTCACGTCCCAAGCAATTAAGAAGCTGATGGAGTATAACTGGCCGGGAAATGTAAGGGAGCTTGAAAATGTTCTAGGCAGGGCGATTATTTTTATGGAGCATCATGTGACAGCGATTGATGGGCAACATATACCATTGCTTCAGCAACCAGCCAAAGAGGACAAAATACAAGAAGATATCACAATTGTTCATAATAATAGTGAAACACTTGCGGAAGCTGTAGAAAGAGTGGAAGCGGAAGTGATTAAGAAGTCTTTAGAACAACATGATTATAACCGAACCCAAACAGCAAAGGCTTTAGGAATTTCACTTCGAAGTTTGTATTATAAGATGGAAAAATATAACCTTGCAAATAATAGCATGCAACATGATTCATAG
- a CDS encoding DUF2627 domain-containing protein produces MSRIIALIIMVIPGVLAAYGIKLMRDMTFGILQPPIPFLALQFIIGLILFLGGLAFVAGFIFYRDRKRNKVQKRFSKSK; encoded by the coding sequence ATGTCGAGGATAATTGCATTAATCATTATGGTCATCCCAGGCGTGTTAGCTGCCTATGGTATTAAGCTTATGAGAGATATGACATTTGGTATCCTTCAACCTCCTATTCCTTTCTTAGCTCTACAATTTATCATCGGCTTAATTCTATTTTTAGGTGGACTAGCCTTTGTAGCAGGGTTTATTTTTTATCGAGATCGTAAACGAAATAAAGTACAAAAACGGTTCAGTAAAAGTAAATAG
- a CDS encoding glycerophosphodiester phosphodiesterase — translation MTLIFGHRGAAGTYPENTMLSFQEAHHVGANGIELDVQMTKDGELVVIHDEKVDRTTDGLGYVKDLTLKQISHLDACYLFKQYSKKTPIPTLEEVLNWASQLQDSFVVNIELKNGIIQYPFIEQKTIELIHKYKMQKNVIISSFNHYSLVTCKQIDAEIETAILYMEGLYKPWNYAKTIGATGLHPHYYAVNSFIINEAKQNSLDVRPFTVNDEEVMKNLVNDGCAAFITDFPEKAVNLNKEE, via the coding sequence CATTGATTTTTGGTCACAGAGGAGCAGCTGGAACGTACCCGGAAAATACGATGCTATCATTTCAAGAAGCACACCACGTTGGGGCAAACGGAATTGAGTTGGATGTTCAAATGACAAAAGATGGAGAATTAGTCGTCATCCATGATGAAAAAGTAGATCGGACTACAGATGGCTTGGGGTATGTAAAGGACCTAACCTTAAAGCAAATTTCTCACCTTGATGCTTGCTATCTATTTAAACAATATAGTAAAAAAACACCTATTCCAACCCTTGAAGAGGTATTAAATTGGGCTTCTCAGCTTCAAGATTCTTTTGTTGTTAATATTGAACTTAAAAATGGAATCATTCAGTATCCATTTATAGAACAGAAAACAATCGAATTAATACATAAATATAAAATGCAGAAGAATGTGATCATCTCTTCTTTTAATCATTATAGTTTAGTTACTTGTAAGCAGATTGATGCTGAAATTGAAACGGCTATTCTGTATATGGAAGGATTATATAAACCGTGGAATTATGCCAAAACGATTGGTGCTACTGGTTTGCACCCGCATTATTATGCAGTTAACTCTTTTATCATTAATGAGGCGAAACAAAATTCTCTTGATGTTAGACCATTTACAGTTAATGATGAAGAAGTTATGAAAAACTTAGTCAATGATGGATGTGCAGCATTTATAACTGATTTTCCTGAGAAAGCAGTAAATTTAAACAAAGAGGAGTGA